From Rhodococcus sp. B7740, one genomic window encodes:
- the hemW gene encoding radical SAM family heme chaperone HemW, whose product MNTVLPVPSTFELPTEAFDGVGDRAFGIYVHVPFCATRCGYCDFNTYTAGELGTSASPQSWLEGLRRELDIAAGLIQAGTGRVPTADTVFVGGGTPSLLGGDGLADVLGAVRSSFGLTDGGEVTTESNPESTSPRFFDRLRDAGFTRISLGMQSAAPHVLAVLDRTHTPGRAVAAAKEARAAGFEHVNLDLIYGTPGERDSDLDQSLAAVLDAGVDHVSAYALIVEDGTAMARKVRRGELPAPDDDVLASRYERIDTALNAAGLSWYEVSNWATDTAAQCRHNIGYWDGGDWWGAGPGAHSHIGGTRFWNVKHPAAYADRLAAGHLPVMGSELLSAEDRHLEELMLTVRLRSGVPRTLLGPAERAAAEQTVADGLMVARGDHLVLTDRGRLLADAVVRTITAA is encoded by the coding sequence GTGAATACCGTCCTACCCGTCCCGTCCACCTTCGAGCTGCCGACCGAGGCATTCGACGGGGTGGGGGACCGCGCATTCGGGATCTACGTGCACGTCCCGTTCTGCGCCACCCGATGTGGGTACTGCGACTTCAACACCTACACGGCCGGTGAACTGGGAACGTCGGCGTCACCGCAGTCCTGGTTGGAGGGCCTGCGACGTGAGTTGGACATCGCTGCGGGGCTGATCCAGGCCGGTACGGGCCGCGTTCCGACGGCAGACACCGTCTTCGTCGGCGGTGGCACGCCGTCATTGCTCGGGGGCGACGGGTTGGCCGACGTCCTGGGGGCGGTGCGGTCCAGCTTCGGCCTGACCGACGGCGGCGAGGTGACCACGGAATCCAACCCCGAATCGACGTCGCCTCGATTCTTCGACCGGCTCCGTGATGCGGGCTTCACTCGTATCTCGCTCGGAATGCAGTCCGCTGCGCCACACGTGCTCGCCGTGCTCGATCGCACGCACACGCCGGGTCGCGCGGTCGCCGCAGCCAAGGAAGCACGTGCGGCGGGATTCGAGCACGTCAATCTCGACCTCATCTACGGCACCCCGGGCGAGCGTGACAGTGACCTGGACCAGTCTCTCGCCGCGGTTCTCGACGCCGGTGTCGACCACGTCTCGGCCTACGCGCTGATCGTCGAGGACGGCACCGCCATGGCCCGCAAGGTTCGCCGAGGTGAGCTGCCTGCCCCCGACGACGACGTACTGGCGAGCCGATACGAGCGCATCGACACGGCGTTGAACGCCGCAGGCCTGTCCTGGTACGAGGTGTCGAACTGGGCCACCGACACCGCAGCGCAGTGCCGCCACAACATCGGCTACTGGGACGGCGGCGACTGGTGGGGCGCGGGACCCGGTGCACACAGTCACATCGGCGGCACCCGGTTCTGGAACGTCAAGCACCCGGCCGCATACGCCGATCGCCTCGCCGCAGGTCACCTACCGGTGATGGGCAGCGAACTGCTCAGCGCCGAGGATCGACACCTCGAGGAGCTGATGTTGACCGTGCGGCTCCGCTCGGGAGTGCCGAGAACTCTGCTGGGGCCGGCCGAGCGCGCCGCTGCCGAGCAGACCGTCGCGGACGGGTTGATGGTGGCCCGGGGTGACCATCTCGTGCTGACCGACCGAGGCAGACTGCTGGCCGACGCGGTGGTGCGCACCATCACGGCCGCCTGA
- a CDS encoding type II toxin-antitoxin system VapB family antitoxin, with amino-acid sequence MIFKGVRDGKPYPEHGLSIRDWSRIPPRQLRLDEIVTTTKVLELDRLLSEDSTFYGDLFPHAVQFRGVIYLEDGLHRAVRAALRNRTVLHARVFDYDALGA; translated from the coding sequence ATGATCTTCAAGGGTGTTCGTGACGGAAAGCCGTACCCCGAGCACGGCCTGTCCATCCGCGACTGGTCGAGAATCCCGCCGCGCCAGCTCCGCCTGGACGAGATCGTCACCACCACCAAGGTGCTCGAGCTGGACAGATTGCTGTCCGAGGACTCCACCTTCTACGGCGATCTGTTTCCCCACGCGGTGCAGTTCCGCGGCGTCATCTATCTCGAGGACGGCTTGCACCGCGCTGTGCGTGCGGCACTGAGAAATCGAACTGTGTTGCACGCCAGGGTGTTCGACTACGACGCCCTCGGAGCCTGA